The following are encoded together in the uncultured Cohaesibacter sp. genome:
- a CDS encoding ABC transporter permease, protein MNFPSLKSTFVRYGFVVVFVCFFLFFAAWNPVFVQAQNLTNIFEASSILLILALGMTLVVATGGIDLSVGIALDFGAAFSVVAMKSYGMDWWSASMIGIAGGSLVGMLNAALVVGLKISPFLATLSTFFIGSSVQRIFTNGGGPISYRRMPIEYRNLAQGEIYGIPTEIVIAAVVAIIYFIILERSIWGRQIHAMGMQRSASIVAGLRVNKLLIICFIAASATCAIAGLLAASNLRMFTPLAGFAYLLDAIAAVFIGAALHPRGRPNIPGTVAGVLFLGMVANGLNLMGLNFNTKDALSGIILVSALALAVAQRKMR, encoded by the coding sequence GTGAACTTTCCGAGTCTAAAAAGCACCTTTGTAAGATATGGCTTTGTTGTCGTCTTCGTGTGTTTCTTCCTGTTCTTTGCCGCATGGAACCCGGTGTTTGTGCAGGCACAGAACCTGACCAATATCTTTGAAGCATCATCGATCTTGTTGATCCTGGCGCTGGGGATGACTTTGGTTGTTGCAACCGGCGGCATTGATCTTTCGGTCGGGATTGCCCTCGACTTCGGAGCAGCATTCTCGGTGGTCGCCATGAAATCCTACGGGATGGACTGGTGGAGTGCTTCGATGATCGGCATTGCTGGCGGAAGCCTCGTGGGCATGTTGAACGCCGCGCTTGTTGTTGGATTGAAGATCAGTCCATTTTTGGCAACTCTGAGCACATTCTTTATCGGCTCGTCCGTTCAGCGCATTTTCACCAATGGTGGCGGCCCCATCTCTTACCGAAGGATGCCGATTGAATATCGCAATCTGGCGCAAGGCGAGATCTATGGGATTCCGACGGAAATTGTCATTGCAGCCGTGGTGGCGATTATCTACTTCATCATTCTTGAACGGTCCATTTGGGGTCGACAGATCCATGCGATGGGCATGCAGAGATCAGCTTCCATCGTTGCCGGTCTACGCGTGAACAAGCTTCTGATCATTTGCTTTATCGCTGCGTCAGCCACATGCGCCATTGCGGGTTTGCTCGCTGCGTCCAATCTTAGAATGTTCACGCCACTGGCAGGCTTTGCCTATCTTCTCGATGCGATTGCTGCAGTCTTTATCGGAGCTGCCCTTCATCCACGCGGCAGGCCCAATATACCGGGCACTGTGGCTGGGGTGCTTTTCCTGGGAATGGTTGCCAATGGCCTGAATTTGATGGGGTTGAACTTCAACACCAAGGACGCCCTCTCTGGGATCATCCTTGTCTCGGCTCTTGCACTGGCCGTTGCACAAAGAAAGATGCGCTGA